The Halobellus sp. MBLA0158 genome has a window encoding:
- a CDS encoding antitoxin VapB family protein, whose amino-acid sequence MATADEQIRISDRVKKRLDSRRREGESYNDVLDRLLGETTDSDFEDGFGLLSEAEGEWIREQRADAKDERKERMRGLGNV is encoded by the coding sequence ATGGCGACCGCCGACGAGCAGATCCGGATCAGCGATCGGGTGAAAAAGCGCCTCGACAGCCGACGGCGCGAGGGCGAGTCCTACAACGACGTCCTCGATCGGCTGCTCGGCGAGACGACCGACAGCGACTTCGAGGACGGATTCGGGCTGCTGTCTGAAGCGGAAGGCGAGTGGATCCGCGAGCAACGCGCCGACGCGAAAGACGAGCGGAAAGAGCGGATGCGCGGTCTCGGGAACGTATGA
- a CDS encoding S8 family serine peptidase, protein MRTAIVLVTVAALLTAGAAPAFASGLGGPDDASSAVGAADRHSVSSSAAEPPTRAERTATPPSTSTPTSAQNGSNTTDAAGPPPEAKIAAGLLDGGDGRGGGDGRATPDSLTTAGVEMVDVVVEAAPGSADAVARRVRGNAGAVAVRHGRFVQASLPRTALTTLADTPAVERIRRPNRPVAQAIDRGSVESEGLSNMNVSPAYGAGQYGDNVTVAVVDVAFDATNPEISDNVVDVYAPSGSFSNTSDGHGTAVSELVVDTAPNASLVLIDIGTEVGLYDAMEYIRENTSADVAVMSLSWYNVGPMNGSGYFNDQFRQSAANGTLWSVSAGNTADGEHWNGTWKDGDNNDWLNFADSQELMTVSGNGNVYLQWDDWPQSDQNLDLYLFDTKSDFPNNPTYISDDVQDGTWEPREAVGTYDSTDYVAVKRESGSEALNLTVFSSSGSLSPHTTVQSVTNPTTDAVLTVGATYYGDNSVESFSSRGPTIDGRIKPDVVAPDGVSTSVDDPFYGTSASAPHAGGVVALALDKNESLTPADAISLLESTGNDTNHWTLPNNDVGYGLVDAGVTVSSTDPEPVPPVLTDATAVDETDGDGTVDTDDHIRINVTATDAGIGVKNATANASDFGAGVVSLTDPDGDSVYNATVSVNGSTAAPNGSYAIPIEAYDRGGTKNTTQTNTLTLAVDREKPSITDANALDLGDRDGNVTALDEIELNVTATDADSGVDAVTADASAFGAGTVALTDPDGDDVYNATIAVDADQAAPNGSYAVSLTAVDVAGNENSTATNALQLNVSDRAAPNVTDFGVQVTDTRTLYTSFDSNETLSTVNLTITDLDSNARVRTLSLADFDTPGGGTYVNQTVLPDAGRYRLALVTAADAAGNDGSGDANATVKLVTRDVVVTHLDGPAPDMSNVTANVYLTQGSGGLLQVQLRDAADSDLANRTDLSDLGVEPDTTLAVNVTVKNWTPRLLLGAGRNATWNVTAVDADTTTINVTADPADVQYNETQLDGTTKPWSETDTADFGSPATIDLAVSDLSVFDRARRDRFNGTMLLTDAQAFGTPAYSTTTDALSLYVAAPHLNASGGQNRGFFDAFVPTAVLDDWGVSDPASINVSALGSAPASAESTVTSEGIRLEIPIHYSEGDVELAPDSTPPTIASPSITDATDGDGTVEDGDRVQVSATVTDATSGVDSVSADAASFGAGTVSLSDSDDDDTYTGTFTVDGGGIGADGSYSVSVSATDVAGNTGSKSTNALQFDSGSDGGGNGGGGGGGGGGGGGGGAPLPPPQTATPTPTPTPTPTPDPRVRVDRTAGGVSVTVERAAAGQTVSAEFGDAATSAVAGVTGLRLRPSGDAANFSVSVTPPTPTTADAPSLDDGTAVGYFRADAVDLPDDRIAGASLQFAVSESSLPPGTTPERVRLYRYHDGAWQRLDTAPLGDGVYEATTPGFSVFAIGVDDASAGGGVGGSTPGTTAADSAAADGSDGDSIEGTATPSSPTEATGSTPGTSGGSTPGFGIVVAVAAILLAAATATRRR, encoded by the coding sequence ATGCGGACCGCGATCGTCCTCGTGACCGTCGCCGCGCTCCTCACGGCCGGCGCCGCCCCGGCGTTCGCGAGCGGACTCGGCGGGCCGGACGATGCCTCGTCTGCGGTCGGCGCCGCGGACCGGCACTCCGTCTCGTCGTCGGCCGCCGAGCCGCCGACCCGAGCGGAGAGGACCGCGACTCCTCCGTCCACGTCAACCCCGACATCCGCACAAAACGGCTCGAATACGACCGACGCGGCGGGCCCGCCGCCCGAGGCCAAGATCGCGGCCGGACTGCTCGACGGCGGTGACGGCCGGGGCGGGGGCGACGGCCGCGCGACGCCGGACAGCCTGACCACGGCGGGCGTCGAGATGGTCGACGTCGTCGTCGAGGCGGCGCCCGGATCGGCGGACGCCGTCGCGCGTCGCGTTCGCGGCAACGCGGGGGCGGTCGCGGTCCGACACGGCCGGTTCGTCCAGGCCAGTCTCCCGCGGACGGCGCTGACAACGCTCGCCGACACCCCGGCCGTCGAGCGGATCCGCCGACCGAACCGCCCCGTCGCCCAGGCGATCGATCGCGGGAGCGTCGAGAGCGAGGGATTGTCGAATATGAACGTCTCGCCGGCGTACGGCGCGGGCCAGTACGGCGACAACGTCACCGTGGCGGTGGTGGACGTCGCCTTCGACGCGACGAACCCGGAGATCAGCGACAACGTCGTCGACGTGTACGCCCCCTCGGGGAGCTTCTCGAACACATCCGACGGCCACGGGACGGCGGTTTCTGAGTTGGTCGTCGACACCGCGCCGAACGCCTCGCTCGTTCTGATCGACATCGGTACCGAGGTCGGCCTCTACGACGCGATGGAGTACATCCGGGAGAACACCTCCGCGGACGTGGCCGTGATGTCGCTGTCGTGGTACAACGTCGGGCCGATGAACGGGAGCGGCTACTTCAACGATCAGTTCAGACAGTCGGCCGCGAACGGGACGCTGTGGAGCGTCTCGGCCGGCAACACCGCCGACGGGGAACACTGGAACGGCACCTGGAAGGACGGCGATAACAACGACTGGCTGAACTTCGCCGACAGCCAGGAACTGATGACTGTGAGCGGGAACGGAAACGTATACCTCCAGTGGGACGACTGGCCGCAGAGCGACCAGAACCTCGACCTCTACCTCTTCGACACCAAGAGCGACTTTCCGAACAATCCGACCTACATCTCCGACGATGTCCAGGACGGGACCTGGGAGCCGAGGGAGGCTGTCGGGACCTACGATTCGACGGACTACGTCGCCGTCAAACGCGAGAGCGGGTCGGAAGCGCTCAATCTCACCGTCTTCAGTAGCAGCGGTTCGCTGTCGCCGCACACGACAGTACAGAGCGTCACCAATCCCACGACTGATGCTGTCCTGACGGTCGGTGCTACGTACTACGGGGACAATTCGGTCGAATCGTTCTCCTCGCGTGGCCCGACTATCGACGGCCGGATCAAGCCCGACGTGGTGGCGCCCGACGGCGTCTCGACGAGCGTCGACGACCCGTTCTACGGCACCTCCGCATCCGCGCCGCACGCGGGCGGGGTCGTCGCGCTCGCATTGGACAAGAACGAGTCGCTGACGCCAGCGGACGCGATCTCGCTTCTGGAATCGACGGGGAACGATACGAATCACTGGACACTGCCGAACAACGACGTCGGCTACGGCCTCGTCGACGCGGGCGTCACCGTCTCGTCGACCGATCCGGAGCCGGTCCCGCCGGTGCTGACCGACGCGACGGCCGTGGACGAGACGGACGGCGACGGGACGGTGGATACCGACGATCACATCCGCATCAACGTCACCGCGACCGACGCCGGAATCGGCGTCAAGAACGCGACCGCGAACGCCTCGGACTTCGGCGCTGGCGTGGTGAGTCTCACCGATCCCGACGGCGACAGCGTCTACAACGCGACCGTTTCGGTGAACGGGTCGACGGCCGCACCGAACGGCTCCTACGCGATTCCGATCGAAGCGTACGACCGGGGCGGAACGAAGAACACGACCCAGACGAACACGCTGACGCTCGCGGTCGACCGCGAGAAGCCGTCGATCACCGACGCGAACGCCCTCGACCTCGGCGACCGCGACGGCAACGTGACGGCCCTCGACGAGATCGAACTCAACGTCACGGCGACCGACGCCGACAGCGGCGTCGACGCCGTCACCGCCGACGCATCGGCGTTCGGGGCGGGCACGGTGGCGCTCACCGACCCCGACGGCGACGACGTCTACAACGCGACGATCGCCGTCGACGCCGACCAGGCCGCGCCCAACGGCAGCTACGCCGTCTCCCTCACGGCGGTCGACGTCGCGGGCAACGAAAACAGCACGGCGACGAACGCGCTCCAGCTCAACGTCAGCGACCGCGCCGCGCCGAACGTCACCGACTTCGGCGTCCAGGTCACAGACACGCGCACGCTCTACACGAGCTTCGACAGCAACGAGACTCTCTCGACGGTCAATCTCACGATCACCGACCTCGACAGCAACGCGCGCGTCCGGACGCTCTCCCTCGCCGACTTCGACACGCCCGGCGGAGGCACGTACGTCAATCAGACGGTGCTCCCGGACGCCGGGCGCTACCGGCTCGCGCTCGTCACCGCGGCGGACGCGGCCGGCAACGACGGCTCGGGCGACGCGAACGCGACGGTGAAACTGGTGACACGGGACGTCGTCGTGACGCACCTTGACGGCCCGGCGCCCGACATGTCGAACGTCACCGCGAACGTCTATCTCACCCAGGGGAGCGGCGGACTGCTCCAGGTCCAGCTTCGCGACGCCGCCGACTCCGATCTCGCCAACCGGACCGACCTCTCGGACCTCGGCGTCGAACCGGATACCACGCTCGCGGTGAACGTCACGGTGAAGAACTGGACGCCGCGGCTCCTCCTCGGCGCCGGGCGGAACGCCACCTGGAACGTCACCGCCGTCGACGCGGACACGACGACGATCAACGTCACGGCCGATCCGGCGGACGTCCAGTACAACGAGACCCAACTCGACGGGACGACGAAGCCGTGGTCCGAGACCGACACGGCCGACTTCGGCTCGCCCGCGACGATCGACCTGGCGGTCTCGGACCTGTCGGTGTTCGACCGGGCGCGACGGGATCGGTTCAACGGAACGATGCTCCTGACCGACGCCCAGGCGTTCGGCACGCCGGCGTACAGCACGACCACGGACGCGCTCTCGCTGTACGTCGCGGCGCCCCACCTCAACGCCAGCGGCGGGCAGAACCGGGGCTTCTTCGACGCGTTCGTCCCCACGGCCGTCCTCGACGACTGGGGCGTCTCCGACCCCGCGAGCATCAACGTCTCCGCGCTCGGCTCCGCGCCCGCATCCGCCGAGAGCACTGTCACGAGCGAGGGGATCCGCCTGGAGATCCCGATCCACTACTCCGAGGGCGACGTCGAACTCGCGCCCGACTCGACGCCGCCCACGATCGCGTCGCCGTCCATCACCGACGCGACTGACGGCGACGGAACCGTCGAAGACGGCGACCGCGTCCAGGTCTCCGCGACGGTCACCGACGCGACGAGCGGGGTCGATTCGGTCTCAGCGGACGCCGCGTCGTTCGGCGCGGGGACGGTGTCGCTCTCTGATTCGGACGACGACGACACCTACACCGGAACGTTCACGGTCGACGGCGGCGGGATCGGCGCCGACGGCTCGTACTCGGTCTCCGTATCGGCGACGGACGTCGCCGGGAACACGGGGTCGAAATCGACCAACGCGCTCCAGTTCGACAGCGGCAGCGACGGAGGAGGGAACGGCGGTGGAGGCGGAGGCGGCGGAGGGGGCGGTGGCGGGGGCGGAGCGCCGCTTCCCCCACCGCAGACGGCGACACCGACGCCGACGCCAACCCCGACACCGACGCCCGACCCGCGGGTTCGCGTCGACCGGACCGCCGGCGGCGTCTCGGTCACCGTCGAGCGCGCGGCTGCCGGCCAGACGGTGTCGGCGGAGTTCGGCGACGCGGCGACGTCGGCGGTCGCGGGCGTCACGGGCCTCCGGCTACGGCCCTCCGGCGACGCGGCGAACTTCAGCGTCTCGGTGACGCCGCCGACGCCGACGACCGCGGACGCGCCCTCCCTCGACGACGGGACGGCGGTCGGGTACTTCCGGGCGGACGCGGTCGATCTCCCCGATGACCGCATCGCGGGGGCATCCCTCCAGTTCGCCGTCTCCGAGTCGTCGCTGCCCCCGGGCACGACGCCCGAGCGCGTTCGGCTCTACCGTTACCACGATGGGGCGTGGCAGCGCCTGGACACGGCGCCGCTCGGCGACGGCGTCTACGAGGCCACGACGCCCGGCTTTTCGGTCTTCGCGATCGGCGTCGACGACGCGTCGGCGGGCGGGGGCGTCGGCGGGTCGACTCCGGGAACGACCGCCGCTGACTCTGCCGCGGCGGACGGGAGCGACGGTGATTCGATCGAGGGCACCGCCACGCCGTCGTCGCCGACGGAAGCGACCGGCTCGACGCCTGGAACGAGCGGCGGGTCGACGCCGGGGTTCGGCATCGTCGTGGCCGTCGCGGCGATCCTCCTGGCGGCGGCGACGGCCACGCGACGACGGTGA
- a CDS encoding PIN domain-containing protein, with amino-acid sequence MRVLDANFLIDYLSGVSATKDYYAANGGDDETWIFPAPAYAETLVGVGNHPDGDVDEAIAALGWGEVVAVDDELAETAARIADEIEPGGPYLDGVDGLVAAVGREWGAPVVSADGDLTHEATKRVVDVEEYR; translated from the coding sequence ATGAGAGTCCTCGACGCGAACTTTCTCATCGACTACCTCAGCGGCGTCTCGGCGACGAAAGACTACTACGCGGCAAACGGCGGCGACGACGAGACGTGGATCTTCCCCGCACCGGCGTACGCTGAGACGCTCGTCGGTGTCGGAAACCACCCCGACGGCGACGTCGACGAGGCGATCGCGGCGTTGGGCTGGGGCGAAGTGGTCGCTGTCGACGACGAGCTCGCAGAGACGGCCGCCCGGATCGCCGACGAGATCGAGCCCGGCGGACCGTATCTCGACGGCGTCGACGGGCTCGTGGCCGCCGTCGGTCGCGAATGGGGCGCGCCGGTCGTCTCCGCGGACGGCGACTTGACCCACGAGGCGACCAAACGGGTCGTCGACGTCGAAGAGTATCGATAG
- a CDS encoding elongation factor 1-beta, protein MGKVAAKIKVMPNSPEIDLDELQERLEQSLPEGAKINGFERDDVAFGLVALLPTVIVPDDAGGTEAVEEAFADVDGVESVSVENVGRI, encoded by the coding sequence ATGGGAAAAGTCGCAGCCAAGATCAAGGTAATGCCGAACAGCCCCGAAATCGACCTCGACGAGCTCCAAGAGCGGCTCGAACAGTCACTGCCCGAGGGCGCGAAGATCAACGGCTTCGAGCGTGACGACGTCGCGTTCGGCCTGGTCGCGCTCCTCCCGACGGTGATCGTCCCCGACGACGCCGGCGGCACCGAGGCCGTCGAAGAGGCCTTCGCCGACGTCGACGGCGTCGAGAGCGTCTCGGTCGAAAACGTCGGCCGCATCTGA
- a CDS encoding IS6 family transposase, whose translation MQEPNRLTGGSDFPELGFVEREATPESAMKLGIQLHLAGLSLSDTVSVLASLGVDRCRSTVHNWIQKADLQPAEGQNPNYVAVDETVIRVNDQRYWLFAAVDPDTTRLLHVRLFPTRTQALTEMFLAELREKHLVSDAIFLVDGAPWLQAACHRHSLRFQHVTHGNRNAVERVFKELKRRTEAFANHFRHARPETAETWLQAFAVCFNQLI comes from the coding sequence ATGCAAGAACCCAACCGCCTCACCGGAGGTAGCGACTTTCCAGAGTTAGGTTTTGTGGAGCGAGAGGCGACACCCGAGTCGGCGATGAAGTTGGGTATCCAACTGCATTTGGCGGGATTATCGCTGTCGGATACCGTCTCTGTTCTTGCAAGCCTGGGTGTCGATCGGTGTCGCTCCACCGTTCACAACTGGATTCAGAAGGCAGACCTACAGCCTGCCGAGGGACAGAATCCGAATTACGTCGCGGTTGATGAGACTGTAATTCGAGTGAATGACCAGCGCTACTGGCTGTTTGCGGCGGTCGATCCCGACACGACTCGCCTGCTGCACGTGCGACTATTCCCGACCAGGACCCAAGCGCTGACCGAGATGTTCCTTGCGGAACTCCGCGAGAAACATCTCGTTTCTGACGCGATCTTCCTGGTCGATGGCGCACCCTGGCTGCAGGCGGCCTGCCACCGTCACTCGCTCCGATTCCAACACGTCACTCACGGGAATCGGAACGCCGTCGAACGTGTCTTCAAAGAACTCAAACGCCGAACTGAAGCCTTCGCAAACCACTTCAGACACGCTCGTCCTGAAACCGCAGAAACGTGGCTCCAAGCATTCGCCGTCTGTTTCAATCAACTAATCTGA
- the radB gene encoding DNA repair and recombination protein RadB — MSDALTTGCRALDGLLGGGFERGTVTQLYGPPAAGKTNVALSAAVRVAGAGDRAVYIDTEGLSIDRFRQLADAVAGDDATVEEITSRLIVSEAHDFEEQEQAVRDAEEFAERAELIVLDSATGFYRLERTADGEAGESLRRVARQVTHLLSLARKHDLAVVVTNQVFTDPDTDRARPLGGHTLEHWTGAVVRLERFRGGNRRATLEKHRAKPAGESVTFEITDEGLAATEV; from the coding sequence GTGTCCGACGCACTCACCACGGGGTGTCGCGCGCTCGACGGGCTCTTGGGGGGCGGTTTCGAGCGCGGCACCGTCACGCAGCTCTACGGCCCGCCCGCGGCCGGCAAGACGAACGTCGCGCTCTCGGCGGCGGTCCGGGTCGCGGGCGCGGGCGATCGCGCGGTATACATCGACACGGAGGGGCTCTCGATCGATCGCTTCCGCCAGCTCGCCGACGCCGTCGCGGGCGACGACGCGACGGTCGAGGAGATCACCTCGCGGCTCATCGTCTCCGAGGCCCACGACTTCGAAGAGCAGGAGCAGGCCGTCCGCGACGCCGAGGAGTTCGCCGAGCGCGCCGAACTGATCGTCCTCGACAGCGCGACGGGCTTCTACCGGCTGGAGCGAACCGCCGACGGCGAGGCCGGCGAGTCGCTCCGCCGGGTCGCACGGCAGGTCACCCACCTGCTCTCGCTGGCGCGGAAGCACGACCTCGCGGTCGTCGTCACGAACCAGGTCTTCACCGACCCCGACACCGACCGCGCGCGGCCGCTCGGCGGCCACACGCTCGAACACTGGACGGGCGCGGTCGTACGCTTGGAGCGGTTCCGCGGTGGAAACCGCCGCGCGACGCTCGAGAAACACCGAGCGAAGCCCGCCGGCGAGTCGGTGACCTTCGAGATCACGGACGAGGGGCTGGCAGCGACCGAGGTCTGA
- a CDS encoding HVO_2753 family zinc finger protein codes for MSQSEQRHARQCVSCGINISGMSAATFDCPECGHEISRCAKCRKQSNLYECPDCGFMGP; via the coding sequence ATGAGCCAGTCCGAACAGCGACACGCCCGACAGTGCGTGTCCTGTGGCATCAACATCTCCGGGATGAGCGCGGCGACGTTCGACTGCCCGGAGTGCGGCCACGAGATCTCGCGGTGTGCAAAGTGCCGAAAGCAGAGCAACCTCTACGAGTGCCCCGACTGCGGGTTCATGGGACCCTGA
- the fer gene encoding ferredoxin Fer, whose translation MESPYDVLGIDADADEDDVVRAYRERVKEAHPDHGGSLAEFKRVRRAYEHISAGRDPSTFESDATGDGVGGRSGDGREGGRGRGNGRADAANESDEDEGAEDEETLGPTVEYLDYEVAQARGWELTDEDLFEKAEAADLPVDSHGILVVEERETLLEAAERYGFAWPYACRGGACANCAVAVVEGEVEMPVSTVLTDEMKERGVRLSCIGEPVTDDLKVVFNIEHLPGLAELRLPAEQFESARADD comes from the coding sequence GTGGAGTCGCCGTACGACGTACTCGGGATCGACGCCGACGCCGACGAGGACGACGTCGTCCGGGCGTACCGGGAGCGGGTGAAGGAGGCCCACCCGGACCACGGCGGGTCGCTGGCGGAGTTCAAGCGCGTCCGACGGGCTTACGAGCACATCTCGGCCGGACGCGATCCCTCGACCTTCGAGAGCGACGCGACCGGAGACGGGGTAGGGGGTCGCTCGGGGGACGGCCGGGAGGGCGGACGCGGCCGAGGCAACGGGCGGGCGGATGCGGCGAACGAATCGGACGAAGACGAGGGCGCGGAAGACGAGGAGACGCTCGGCCCGACCGTCGAGTACCTCGACTACGAGGTCGCCCAGGCGCGGGGCTGGGAACTGACCGACGAGGACCTCTTCGAGAAGGCCGAGGCCGCGGACCTCCCGGTCGACAGCCACGGGATCCTCGTCGTCGAAGAGCGGGAGACGCTGCTCGAAGCCGCCGAGCGCTACGGCTTCGCGTGGCCCTACGCCTGCCGCGGCGGCGCGTGCGCGAACTGCGCCGTCGCCGTCGTCGAGGGCGAGGTGGAGATGCCCGTGAGCACGGTCCTCACAGACGAGATGAAAGAGCGCGGCGTCCGCCTGTCCTGCATCGGCGAGCCCGTCACCGACGATCTGAAGGTCGTGTTCAACATCGAACACCTGCCCGGACTGGCCGAACTCCGCCTCCCGGCCGAGCAGTTCGAGAGCGCCAGAGCCGACGACTGA
- a CDS encoding tripartite tricarboxylate transporter permease, which translates to MVSPTTPLAYALLGVALGTITGLVPGLHVNSVAFLLAGLAPGIDGPPAAVAAAVLSAGVVHTFLSIVPGLVLGVPDAATAPGALPGHRLVVAGRGREAIRLSALGSGVALVVAVLAAIPLSLAIAAGRGLLLSALPLLLALVAALLILAEPTRRARVGGLLCLATATALGLLTLDLPASGPLAPPDAASMLAPLFGGLFGAPVLLDALAARGEIPPQEGTELGLSPAATLRAACSGAGGGALVGYLPGVSAGVAAVLALGGAGGSGPAGRGSDRAYVVATSGADTATAVFAVASLLVLGAPRSGVTVALESLGSGVGVGTTLDPWSLAGALAVLVLAAGAGIGLLVTVGEWYLGAVRRLPRRPLALAVLALLGALAVGFAGVLGGAVFCLAALVGLLPPRVGARRVHLMGVLFGPILLG; encoded by the coding sequence ATGGTATCGCCGACGACGCCGCTCGCGTACGCCCTGCTCGGCGTGGCCCTCGGGACGATCACGGGACTCGTCCCCGGGCTCCACGTCAACAGCGTCGCGTTCCTCCTCGCCGGCCTCGCGCCGGGGATCGACGGCCCGCCAGCCGCCGTCGCCGCCGCGGTGCTCTCGGCCGGCGTCGTCCACACGTTCCTCTCTATCGTCCCCGGGCTCGTCCTGGGCGTTCCGGACGCCGCGACCGCCCCGGGCGCCCTGCCGGGGCATCGGCTCGTGGTCGCGGGTCGCGGACGGGAAGCCATCCGCCTGTCGGCGCTCGGCAGCGGCGTCGCGCTCGTCGTCGCCGTCCTCGCCGCGATCCCGCTCTCGCTCGCCATCGCCGCTGGGCGGGGACTGTTACTCTCGGCGCTCCCGCTCCTGCTTGCGCTCGTCGCGGCGCTTTTGATCCTCGCCGAGCCGACCCGGCGCGCCCGCGTCGGGGGCCTGCTCTGTCTCGCGACCGCGACGGCGCTCGGTCTCCTGACGCTCGATCTCCCGGCGTCGGGGCCGCTGGCCCCGCCCGACGCGGCGTCGATGCTCGCCCCGCTCTTCGGCGGCCTGTTCGGCGCGCCCGTGCTGCTCGATGCGCTGGCCGCCCGGGGCGAGATCCCGCCGCAGGAGGGTACCGAACTCGGGCTGTCGCCGGCGGCGACCCTCCGGGCCGCGTGCTCCGGCGCCGGCGGCGGCGCGCTCGTCGGCTACCTCCCGGGCGTCTCCGCGGGCGTCGCGGCGGTGCTGGCGCTCGGCGGTGCGGGCGGCAGCGGCCCGGCGGGCCGCGGCTCCGATCGGGCCTACGTCGTGGCCACGAGCGGCGCCGACACGGCCACGGCGGTCTTCGCGGTCGCGTCGCTCCTGGTTCTGGGCGCACCCCGGAGCGGCGTGACCGTGGCACTCGAATCCCTCGGGAGCGGCGTCGGCGTCGGGACGACGCTCGATCCGTGGTCCCTGGCGGGCGCGCTCGCCGTGCTCGTGCTCGCGGCCGGCGCCGGGATCGGCCTGCTCGTGACGGTCGGCGAGTGGTACCTCGGCGCCGTCCGCCGGCTCCCGCGTCGGCCCCTCGCGCTCGCCGTGCTCGCTCTCCTGGGTGCGCTCGCCGTGGGATTCGCCGGGGTGCTGGGCGGAGCCGTGTTCTGCCTCGCCGCGCTGGTCGGGCTCTTGCCGCCCCGCGTCGGCGCCCGTCGCGTCCACCTGATGGGGGTGTTGTTCGGCCCGATACTGCTGGGGTGA
- a CDS encoding 50S ribosomal protein L21e, with amino-acid sequence MPSSNGPLHGTRGKLSNKPRNRGTSPPQRAIAEYDEGQKVHLKIDPSVQEGRFHPRFNGHTGEVVGKQGRAFKVRIVDGGTEKTLITRPAHLRAQE; translated from the coding sequence ATGCCGAGTTCCAACGGTCCACTCCACGGGACGCGAGGAAAGCTCTCGAACAAGCCCCGAAACCGCGGGACGTCGCCGCCGCAGCGCGCCATCGCCGAGTACGACGAGGGTCAGAAGGTCCACCTGAAGATCGACCCGAGCGTGCAGGAAGGTCGCTTCCACCCCCGATTCAACGGTCACACCGGCGAAGTCGTCGGGAAGCAGGGCCGAGCGTTCAAGGTTCGGATCGTCGACGGCGGCACCGAAAAGACGCTCATCACCCGTCCGGCCCACCTGCGCGCGCAGGAGTAG
- a CDS encoding CBS domain-containing protein has translation MDITDIATPDFVEVDADKRLGKIRAIFERENPRGIVVTEDGEYAGVIGEKQLVRSRMEDDTKASVVMKSAPRVDRHEDVRETARMLVEGDVKIAPVYEGSKLYGVVTSDAILDAVIDSLDAISVEDIYSEDVVTVGEKSHVGQAINRLREHGISRLPVINEDSGKLTGIITTHDLVEFVVRDDNRQGRGDRRGDLDRMLDLPVYDLMSSPVVTARPAETVDIAVERMFENDLSGLVVTPTESGEEVKGIVTKTDILRALTFTEEESMDVQITNVRLLETLSREEIVEEITTVVDKYQQMQVLHAHVRFHEHKEKLRGTPLIQCQIRLRTSHGQVAGSGEGYGAEHAFHVALDKLERNVLELKGLNADEKYRGQLIRKLGEL, from the coding sequence ATGGATATTACTGATATTGCCACTCCTGATTTCGTTGAAGTCGACGCCGACAAGCGCCTGGGGAAGATCCGCGCGATCTTCGAGCGCGAGAACCCGCGGGGGATCGTCGTCACCGAAGACGGCGAGTACGCCGGCGTGATCGGCGAAAAGCAGCTCGTGCGCTCCCGGATGGAAGACGACACGAAGGCCTCCGTCGTGATGAAGTCCGCACCGCGCGTCGACCGCCACGAGGACGTCCGCGAGACCGCGCGGATGCTCGTCGAGGGCGACGTGAAGATCGCGCCCGTCTACGAGGGCTCGAAGCTCTACGGCGTCGTCACCAGCGACGCGATCCTCGACGCCGTCATCGACAGTCTCGATGCGATCTCCGTCGAGGACATCTACTCCGAGGACGTCGTCACTGTCGGCGAGAAGTCCCACGTCGGCCAGGCGATCAACCGACTCCGCGAGCACGGTATCTCGCGGCTCCCCGTCATCAACGAGGACTCCGGCAAGCTCACCGGGATAATAACCACCCACGACCTCGTCGAGTTCGTCGTCCGCGACGACAACCGCCAGGGCCGGGGCGACCGGCGCGGCGACCTCGACCGGATGCTCGATCTCCCCGTCTACGACCTGATGTCCTCGCCGGTGGTCACCGCGCGCCCCGCCGAGACCGTCGACATCGCGGTCGAGCGGATGTTCGAGAACGACCTCTCCGGGCTCGTCGTGACCCCGACCGAGAGCGGCGAGGAGGTCAAGGGGATCGTCACCAAGACGGACATCCTGCGCGCGCTGACCTTCACCGAAGAGGAGAGCATGGACGTTCAGATCACCAACGTCCGGCTGCTGGAGACGCTCTCCCGCGAGGAGATCGTCGAGGAGATCACGACGGTCGTCGACAAGTACCAGCAGATGCAGGTGCTTCACGCGCACGTGCGCTTCCACGAGCACAAGGAGAAGCTCCGCGGCACGCCGCTGATCCAGTGTCAGATCCGCCTGCGGACCAGCCACGGCCAGGTCGCGGGCAGCGGCGAGGGCTACGGCGCCGAACACGCCTTCCACGTCGCGCTCGACAAGCTCGAACGCAACGTCCTCGAACTGAAGGGCCTCAACGCCGACGAGAAGTACCGCGGCCAGCTCATCCGGAAGCTCGGCGAACTGTAA